The Oscarella lobularis chromosome 12, ooOscLobu1.1, whole genome shotgun sequence genome window below encodes:
- the LOC136193488 gene encoding phosphatidylinositol glycan anchor biosynthesis class U protein-like isoform X1 produces MSFIVSTFVHTWKSGFAAGFLALATYLSLYPVMLIAPLILIDYQIMKCSYVKSAIRVILPFIVVFAFLNFTSYYISGSWDYVQSVYGFILAVTDLTPNVGLFWYFFMEMFDHFYSFFVWVFQINVFLYTMPLAIRLRKHPGFLFYTLCSVMSIFKSYPTVGDLALPLALLPLWSHTFKYMRYSFLAGSMFLVAVVIGPIFWHMWIYAGNANANFFFASTVVYSLAQILLVNDTVFALLRRDYDLREGLDIPEVDGRPGLVKMT; encoded by the exons ATGTCGTTTATCGTGTCAACGTTCGTACACACAT GGAAATCCGGTTTCGCTGCCGGTTTTCTGGCTCTTGCCACGTACCTCTCACTGTATCCAGTGATGCTTATTGCTCCtctaattttaattgactATCAG ATTATGAAATGTTCCTACGTGAAATCTGCGATTCGAGTGATTCTGCCTTTTATCGTCGTGTTTGCCTTTCTCAACTTCACTTCCTATTACATATCCGGCTCGTGGGACTACGTTCAATCAGTCTACGGCTTCAT TCTAGCGGTGACCGATCTGACTCCCAACGTCGGTCTGTTCTGGTACTTTTTCATGGAAATGTTTGACCACTTCTACTCCTTCTTTGTATGGGTCTTCCAAATCAATGTTTTTCTCTACACAATGCCCTTAGCCATTCGCCTTAG AAAACACCCTGGCTTCTTATTCTATACATTATGCAGTGTCATGTCAATATTCAAGTCATATCCAACGGTAGGAGACCTTGCTTTACCTTTGGCTCTACTTCCCCTGTGGTCTCATACGTTCAAAT ataTGAGATATAGTTTTCTGGCTGGATCAATGTTTCTTGTTGCAGTCGTTATAGGACCGATCTTTTGGCACATGTGGATCTATGCTGGAAATGCGaatgcgaattttttctttgcctctacTGTTGTTTACTCGTTGGCTCAA ATCTTACTTGTGAACGATACTGTTTTTGCACTTTTGCGAAGGGATTATGATCTTCGGGAGGGACTGGACATACCGGAAGTGGATGGGAGGCCTGGATTAGTAAAAATGACGTAA
- the LOC136193921 gene encoding ankyrin repeat, PH and SEC7 domain containing protein secG-like, whose product MTSSAGSTIERLITITNEWQNDELKKFLSTEKGFRLEQEGDVRDYEWLYAIHFLAGREFETAEEADEWLSYLVVQKKENIEKKSESGSLRPLHCACKWGNIFGVEWLVSHGANVNVIDYLWGHTPYSCACASSVDTMKKMLYLEKQGCDVQPDDIHRAAENKFASSEQAHEVFHYLVNEKGMSVNVTGLGETPLKCACLDGSIFGVKWLISHGANIGTELYEFVCKSSVDTLKKMLILEERGCDVSPRAIFLCTEIQFASFEEACEVFHHLVHAKVMSVNATDAELDTPLHCACKKGSFFAVKWLVEHNATINSVNKNGITPLMRACESDSDRLLKVRYLSEKGAECLMTDEKGITALFYAINYFFPDYITDWLRDEHDDDKCERIAASKCSISEGELKEVLEYLVIEKGMNINSVNKLGMTPLLHACNKSEYPLFAIRQLLELGADVNAKDSMNHNALHLIAMKYWHFNVPVIDLLIEKGIDATCRDKDGKAPYQLADNGSLRMRLRQHYDAARFSVLRQEKVRPNSIKVCVFGSEMAGKTTLVNSLLQLDLPPIKPEDRTAGVAIKSGQIPGVGKGSIWDFGAQPTFHSAHGLFFGPSNTMFVLVLRFREGERMTPEIYLLEIGRYWCAFVKAALRMLPSHLRSRLRLLIIGNVIDCREEEGTEASFQLKRVAEILQEEFKDTFKIVDVLEMDCNGCYSVRMADCRRKLKRVHEEMLEASDTESHCLH is encoded by the exons ATGACATCGTCTGCTGGTTCTACTATCGAACGATTGATCACGATAACCAACGAATGGCAGAACGATGAACTGAAGAAGTTTCTCTCGAcggaaaaaggatttcgactTGAGCAG gaAGGCGACGTACGCGATTACGAATGGTTATACGCTATTCACTTTCTGGCTGGAAGAGAATTTgagacggcggaggaagcgGATGAGTGGCTCAGCTACTTAGTtgtacaaaaaaaggaaaacattgaaaagaaatcagaaTCG GGGTcactccgcccacttcactgtgcgtgcaagtggggaaatatttttggcgttgaatggctcgtcagtcACGGTGCAAATGTCAACGTGATTGACTATCTC TGGGGACATACGCCATATTCTTGTGCCTGTGcaagttccgttgacacaatgaagaaaatgctctATCTGGAAAAACAGGGCTGTGATGTTCAACCAGATGACATT CATCGGGCGgctgaaaataaatttgcGTCATCGGAACAAGCTCACGAAGTTTTTCATTATCTTGTTAATGAAAAGGGAATGAGCGTCAACGTTACGGGG TTGGGAGAGACTCCTCTGAAATGTGCCTGTTTGGATGGAAGCATCTTTGGAGTGAAATGGCTCATCAGTCACGGTGCTAAT atTGGAACAGAGCTGTATGAGTTTGTCTGTAAAAGTTCTGTCGAcacattgaagaaaatgctcaTTCTGGAAGAGCGTGGCTGTGATGTTTCACCGCGTGCTATT TTTTTATGCACCGAAATTCAATTTGCTTCGTTTGAAGAAGCGTGCGAAGTTTTTCATCATCTTGTGCATGCCAAGGTAATGAGCGTCAACGCTACTGATGCAGAG TTGGATACTCCTCTGCATTGTGCCTGCAAGAAGGGAAGCTTTTTTGCAGTGAAATGGCTCGTAGAACACAACGCTACTATTAATAGCGTCAACAAG AATGGCATTACGCCTCTTATGCGCGCGTGTGAAAGTGACAGTGACCGTCTATTGAAAGTGCGCTACCTGAGTGAAAAAGGAGCTGAATGTCTCATGACAGATGAA aaaGGAATAACGGCCTTGTTTTATGCCATCAACTACTTTTTTCCTGATTATATCACAGACTGGTTAAGGGATGAACATGATGACGATAAATGCGAAAGAATAGCTGCCAGTAAATGCTCAATTTCTGAAGGCGAATTGAAAGAAGTTCTTGAatatcttgtcattgagaaGGGCATGaatatcaattctgttaaTAAG CTCGGAATGACACCCTTGTTGCACGCATGTAATAAATCTGAATATCCTCTCTTCGCCATTCGACAGCTACTTGAACTGGGAGCTGATGTCAACGCAAAAGATTCC ATGAATCACAATGCCTTGCATCTGATTGCAATGAAATATTGGCATTTTAACGTGCCAGTCATTGATCTTTTGATTGAGAAGGGTATTGACGCTACGTGCAGAGACAAG GACGGAAAGGCGCCTTATCAACTGGCAGACAATGGTTCTTTGAGAATGCGtcttcgacagcattac GACGCCGCTCGATTTTCCGTCCTTCGACAGGAAAAGGTTCGCCCCAATTCAATCAAAGTGTGCGTGTTCGGAAGTGAAATGgccggaaagacgacgttagtcaattctcttcttcaactcgatCTTCCTCCCATTAAACCGGAAGATCGCACAGCCGGCGTTGCCATTAAGAGCGGTCAAATTCCGGGagttggcaaaggatcgATATGGGACTTTGGTGCCCAACCGACCTTCCACAGCGCAcacggtctcttctttgGACCGTCCAATACGATGTTCGTTCTCGTGCTTCGCtttcgagaaggagaaaggatGACACCGGAAATATATCTTCTAGAAATCGGACGCTATTGGTGCGCGTTCGTGAAAGCGGCACTACGCATGCTTCCATCACACCTAAGGTCACGGCTTCGTCTTCTCATTATCGGCAACGTGATAGACTGCcgagaggaggagggaacAGAAGCAAGCTTCCAGCTGAaacgcgtcgccgaaattcTTCAGGAAGAATTTAAAGACACGTTTAAGATTGTCGACGTACTTGAAATGGATTGCAACGGGTGCTATTCGGTGCGCATGGCTGACTGCAGACGCAAACTGAAAAGAGTTCATGAAGAAATGCTCGAGGCTAGTGACACAGAGTCGCATTGTTTACATTGA
- the LOC136193488 gene encoding phosphatidylinositol glycan anchor biosynthesis class U protein-like isoform X2, with the protein MLIAPLILIDYQIMKCSYVKSAIRVILPFIVVFAFLNFTSYYISGSWDYVQSVYGFILAVTDLTPNVGLFWYFFMEMFDHFYSFFVWVFQINVFLYTMPLAIRLRKHPGFLFYTLCSVMSIFKSYPTVGDLALPLALLPLWSHTFKYMRYSFLAGSMFLVAVVIGPIFWHMWIYAGNANANFFFASTVVYSLAQILLVNDTVFALLRRDYDLREGLDIPEVDGRPGLVKMT; encoded by the exons ATGCTTATTGCTCCtctaattttaattgactATCAG ATTATGAAATGTTCCTACGTGAAATCTGCGATTCGAGTGATTCTGCCTTTTATCGTCGTGTTTGCCTTTCTCAACTTCACTTCCTATTACATATCCGGCTCGTGGGACTACGTTCAATCAGTCTACGGCTTCAT TCTAGCGGTGACCGATCTGACTCCCAACGTCGGTCTGTTCTGGTACTTTTTCATGGAAATGTTTGACCACTTCTACTCCTTCTTTGTATGGGTCTTCCAAATCAATGTTTTTCTCTACACAATGCCCTTAGCCATTCGCCTTAG AAAACACCCTGGCTTCTTATTCTATACATTATGCAGTGTCATGTCAATATTCAAGTCATATCCAACGGTAGGAGACCTTGCTTTACCTTTGGCTCTACTTCCCCTGTGGTCTCATACGTTCAAAT ataTGAGATATAGTTTTCTGGCTGGATCAATGTTTCTTGTTGCAGTCGTTATAGGACCGATCTTTTGGCACATGTGGATCTATGCTGGAAATGCGaatgcgaattttttctttgcctctacTGTTGTTTACTCGTTGGCTCAA ATCTTACTTGTGAACGATACTGTTTTTGCACTTTTGCGAAGGGATTATGATCTTCGGGAGGGACTGGACATACCGGAAGTGGATGGGAGGCCTGGATTAGTAAAAATGACGTAA
- the LOC136194130 gene encoding serine/threonine-protein kinase 11-interacting protein-like, translating into MESDRRNAAIRQLTDLLRQTGNQITSNQSQLTLPGAYLNVVTKRFARLDANARSTVDDSLQNDLVYLREFFKLTPALKVEGVSKDGSSDVNISGFSSLESLSVRKIPVGQIKGLASLKDTLCRLSCQRSYTLVRLKDLLDCDDDEARRTPWMKLTDLDVSYNAIEELDNSLKLCPSLQTLDMSHNRISIDSGGLQNLPELSFLNLSFNRFEVLPEFSRRACLRLTKLVLRNNNLGSINGIEFLTHLEELDLSYNCLISHGLLSPLSQLNQLTKLHLQHNPFAHHPNHRCLTAMKLSPHVNPAAISLDGKQLTEAERRYLPKPDVYGINSPSHDPIYLAAAMRPPTPLRATSPVRRVVSRSRSRQVDIRDGDEDTDQEREEKKEKQAAGKKFLSREDSFGSAKQREVESLRRDLGTKWLESQQKSLTEKEIAATVVLKQKETTETETETKETETKETETTKEKEKTNVITQQQTDADTKEEREEDHHGVANETFLVSVNESDDETDGERKVTSRFLTITDQFIIEEEDTSAKVVGKLDYRSCLKRVVMKTESGVEVETLTEDVEKNHKPVLYLDFSHARLDRQKRIYAMKSWEIGFAFRDLLQESIDSRTAIRSIQPKYECLKCSAVFEQRLSHDGRFSPPTCCPNCHNKDCVVQIQSENPSFFPYAAERNASTPPLPLLATKLNADVASVDDVNTSLSGQASPACFTPPLDSAGVRMNVFARTQSSRRNLVSQFDQSHALGGSPNFATEKKKVAEALDESVSEDWDENKEIPHQLLLHYELEVFHEGNFVNHFKCGLSGGPSFGVDRPGLVVLSTVSCYFCLCKGKMRMDSFDWLVCKQSCRIDSLEKVTVGLGHQYLFLDFSSLSCTVIFRNSMRCRTFLDQLEALVSKKHKVASVCPRTAFNLRTQVFNFNSKESLACLASDIEDVILSTTDLVQDRRRLMSSYSRTFLASQFVTWLCNNNISLDRDEARELGQKLLNLGVLKHAWSQTVFEDNSSLLSFVRSPRTDDPHHHDYEHFILCHKSTSPEGASETAAFIITKDSVYVSKMNLDPPKGLTQKQFTSVQTKKIDSINKMTAYASKPKAIYLEFFEEDIYEDDSSWYLSFETVRLCQDVQTSLRQFWRDAFKGVDMNFSVAV; encoded by the exons ATGGAATCGGACAGACGAAACGCTGCGATTCGCCAGCTTACAGATCTCCTACGCCAAACAG GAAACCAGATCACGTCGAACCAGAGCCAACTCACGCTTCCGGGCGCTTATCTGAACGTCGTGACGAAGCGCTTCGCGAGGctcgacgcgaacgcgcgttcgaccgtcgacgattcgctgcAAAACGATCTCGTCTATCTTCGAGAATTCTTCAAGTTGACGCCCGCTTTGAAA GTGGAGGGAGTTTCTAAAGATGGAagttctgacgtcaatatttctggtttctcgtcgctcgaatCTTTATCT GTGAGGAAGATTCCGGTGGGACAAATTAAGGGATTGGCTTCTTTGAAAGACACTCTATGTCGTTTATCGTGTCAACGTTCGTACACACTCGTCAGACTCAAA GACTTATTGGACTGTGATGACGATGAAGCAAGGAGGACTCCGTGGATGAAGCTAACTGACTTGGATGTCAGCTATAACGCTATAGAAGAGTTGGACAACTCCTTG AAACTGTGTCCTTCGTTGCAGACTCTTGACATGAGTCACAATCGAATTTCTATTGATAGCGGTGGCTTGCAA AATCTTCCCGAGCTGAGCTTCTTAAATCTGTCGTTTAATCGTTTTGAAGTGTTGCCCGAGTTCAGTCGGCGCGCCTGCCTTCGACTCACCAAACTCGTTCTGAGAAACAATAACTTGGGATCTATTAACG GCATCGAATTCTTGACTCATCTCGAAGAACTTGACTTGTCCTATAATTGTCTCATTAGTCACGGGCTCCTTTCTCCGCTTTCCCAGTTGAATCAACTGACAAAA CTTCACCTGCAGCACAATCCCTTTGCTCATCATCCGAACCATCGCTGTCTCACGGCTATGAAGCTCTCGCCTCACGTCAATCCAGCAGCG ATTTCTTTGGATGGAAAACAGTTAACAGAAGCAGAGAGACGC TATCTTCCCAAGCCGGATGTCTACGGCATCAATTCCCCGTCGCACGACCCAATTTACTTGGCAGCGGCCATGCGACCGCCTACACCTCTACGAGCCACGTCACCTGttcgacgcgtcgtttcTCGATCAAGG AGTCGACAAGTTGATATTcgggacggcgacgaggacaCGGATCaggagagagaggagaagaaagagaaacaagcAG CTgggaaaaaatttctttcgcGAGAGGACTCTTTTGGATCTGCAAAGCAAAGGGAAGTTGAGAGTCTGAGAAGAGATTTAGGCACAA AATGGCTCGAGTCTCAACAAAAGAGTCTTACTGAGAAAGAGATAGCAGCTACAGTTGTTTTGAAACAGAAAGAGACAACAGAAACAGAGACAGAGACAAAGGAGACAGAGACAAAGGAGACAGAGacaacgaaagagaaagagaaaacaaatgTCATTACACAACAACAAACAGATGCAGATAcaaaagaggaaagagaagaag ATCATCACGGCGTTGCcaacgaaacgtttctcgTCTCCGTCAACGAATCGGACGACGAGACCGACGGCGAGCGCAAAGTGACGTCGCGCTTTCTCACGATCACGGATCAATTTATTatcgaggaggaggacaCGAGCGCGAAA gttgTCGGCAAACTTGACTACAGGAGTTGCCTGAAACGCGTCGTGATGAAGACAGAGAGCGGAGTGGAAGTGGAGACGTTGACTGAAGACGTAGAGAAGAATCACAA GCCCGTTCTATATCTGGATTTCAGTCACGCGCGACTCGATCGTCAAAAGCGAATTTACGCCATGAAATCGTGGGAAATTGGCTTCGCATTTCGCGATTTGCTACAGGAGAGCATCGACAGTCGAACGGCAATCCGTTCAATCCAACCAAAATACGAa TGTTTGAAATGCTCGGCCGTCTTCGAACAACGTCTCAGTCACGACGGCCGATTTTCGCCGCCCACCTGTTGCCCGAACTGCCACAACAAAGACTGCGTCGTTCAAATTCAAAGCGAGAATCCGTCTTTTTTTCCGTACGCCGCCGAAAGGAACGCGTCGActccgccgcttccgctCCTGGCGACGAAGCTGAATGCGGACGtggcgagcgtcgacgacgtcaatacGTCGCTCAGCGGTCAAGCGTCGCC agcTTGTTTTACTCCTCCCTTGGATTCCGCTGGCGTTCGGATGAACGTCTTCGCTCGCACTCAGTCGTCACGTCGTAACCTTGTCTCCCAGTTCGACCAATCGCACGCCTTAGGAGGGTCTCCCAACTTCGCTactgagaagaagaaagtcgcgGAAGCGCTAGACGAATCCGTAAGCGAAGACTGGGACGAAAATAAAGAGATACCGCATCAGTTACTATTGCACTACGAATTGGAAGTGTTCCACGAAGGAAACTTTGTAAATCATTTCAAG TGTGGCCTTAGTGGGGGTCCTTCCTTTGGTGTCGATCGTCCGGGCCTCGTCGTTTTATCGACGGTGAGTTGCTACTTTTGCTTGTGCAAAGGAAAAAtgag AATGGATTCGTTTGATTGGCTCGTTTGCAAGCAAAGTTGTCGAATAGATAGCTTAGAAAAAGTCACCGTAGGATTAGGTCACCAG TATTTGTTTCTCGACTTTTCGTCGCTATCCTGTACAGTCATTTTTCGAAACTCGATGCGCTGTCGAACGTTTTTGGACCAACTCGAAG CACTTGTCTCAAAAAAACACAAAGTAGCGTCAGTTTGCCCGAGAACGGCATTTAATCTAAG AACTCAAGTATTCaattttaattctaaggaatCCTTGGCGTGTCTg GCTTCTGATATTGAAGACGTCATCTTATCGACGACGGATCTCGTtcaagatcgtcgtcgactgatGAGCAGCTATTCGCGAACGTTTCTTGCATCCCAGTTCGTCACGTGGCTGTGCAATAATAACATAAGCTTGGATCGAGATGAG GCTCGAGAGCTAGGGCAGAAATTATTGAATTTGGGCGTTCTAAAGCATGCCTGGTCGCAAACCGTCTTCGAAGATAATTCAAGTCTTTTAAGTTTTGTT CGATCGCCTCGAACCGACGATCCACACCACCACGACTACGAGCATTTTATTTTATGTCATAAGAGCACGTCACCCGAAG GTGCTAGTGAAACGGCGGCGTTCATCATTACCAAGGACAGCGTATACGTCTCTAAAATGAACTTGGATCCCCCGAAGGGATTGACTCAAAAACAATTCACAAGCGTccagacgaagaaaatagaTAGCATCAATAAAATG ACCGCGTATGCATCAAAACCGAAAGCTATTTATCTGGAATTTTTCGAAGAG GATATATACGAAGACGATTCCTCTTGGTATCTCTCCTTCGAGACCGTCCGCCTTTGCCAGGACGTTCAAACGTCGTTGCGACAATTCTGGCGCGACGCGTTCAAAGGCGTGGACATGAATTTCAGCGTAGCGGTGTAA
- the LOC136194005 gene encoding death-associated protein kinase 1-like: MQFGLRPLHCACKWGNIFGVEWLVSHGANINEDDACGRTSFSFACASSVDTMKKMLYLEKQGCHVRQYDIFIAAENKFASSEQAHEVFHHLVNEKGMSINVTTHVGRKGTPLRCACFDGSVFGVKWLISHGANIETEPYEGIDLYEVVCKSSVDTLKKILILEERGYDVSPRAIFLSAEIQFASCEEACEVLHHLVYDKKMSVNATDAELDTPLHCACKKGSFFVVKWLVEHNATINSVNKYGITPLMCACESDSDRLLKVRYLSEKGAECLMTDKQGETALFYGINYFLPEDMEGFLSETFDDNKCERIAASKSSISEGVLKEVLRYLVIKKGMNINSVNKVGMTPLLHACNKSDYPLFAVRQLLEVGADVTAKDSMSRNALHLCAKAEYSFNAPAIDFLIEKGIDATCRDKDGKAPYQLAEDGKIRMRLRQHYDAARFSVLRQEKVRPDSIKVCVVGSEMAGKTTLVNSLLRLDLLPIKLEDRTAGVAIKSGQIPGVGKGSIWDFGAQPTFHSAHGLFFGPSNTMFVLVLRFREGERMTPEIYLLEIGRYWCAFVKAALRMLPSHLRSRLRLLIIGNVIDCREEEGTEASFQLKRVAEILQEEFKDTFKIVDVLEMDCNGCYSVRMADCRRKLKRVHEEMLEAADGVPKLCRAIEEKLRISNDESESPFMTSEEFKEWAEEVLRVDDVEAEFDDESNAFLTEEDSKISIEYLDSSGIIVNLGPRICLRPLWLCSNVIGPLLAPRYFPFGMKTAKPGMVTRQDIESALRAFENYLKHKGTPSPFSVTANEATEILLYLELCIRSRHIPGFYQIPALLEDSIPGDAWVESPILDVYRGMRYECADCVDIILPLSFVVFQSRSSRMGKMSHEAWKDGVKLRNIVGRQVVECLVTLGIKKSHCCIDVIMRWSSQTACHELAKQMLNELKEMIVEVCEERSPGVLLNWFYLDSTHLKRLNDDPAIYSSIKVDQKVRDKAIDDFLHSDRPKRRFFSSVRNLAITGEIQEERPVFHPETMLSSQGPSGPKRRAPDVLTFSRAKRLATSHHRVAIESEDSAEMASRVVTDRLASLASPCEGLFPTDNDSVSADLVKTCAVVAPTKWEEIGYLLTDLNTVEEIRERTNGNVPRMIKVLETWKLRAKTPTVRKLLKWFEEVGVAREAIKKKYLELY, encoded by the exons TGTGGACGtacgtcattttcttttgcctgtgcaagttccgttgacacaatgaagaaaatgctctATCTGGAGAAACAGGGCTGTCATGTTCGACAATATGACATT TTTATTGCGgctgaaaataaatttgcGTCATCGGAACAAGCTCACGAAGTTTTTCATCATCTTGTTAATGAAAAGGGGATGAGCATCAACGTTACTACTCACGTGGGG CGGAAAGGGACTCCTCTGCGATGCGCCTGCTTTGATGGAAGCGTCTTTGGAGTGAAATGGCTCATCAGTCACGGTGCTAAT ATTGAAACAGAGCCGTATGAGGGAATAGATCTGTATGAGGTTGTCTGTAAAAGTTCTGTTGACACATTGAAGAAAATACTCATTCTGGAAGAGCGTGGCTATGATGTTTCACCGCGTGCTATT TTTTTATCCGCCGAAATTCAATTTGCTTCGTGTGAAGAAGCGTGCGAGGTTCTTCATCATCTTGTGTATGACAAGAAAATGAGCGTCAACGCTACTGATGCAGAG CTGGATACTCCTCTGCATTGTGCCTGCAAGAAGGGAAGCTTTTTTGTAGTGAAATGGCTCGTAGAACACAACGCTACTATTAATAGCGTCAACAAG TACGGCATTACGCCTCTTATGTGCGCGTGTGAAAGTGACAGTGACCGTCTATTGAAAGTGCGCTACCTGAGTGAAAAAGGAGCTGAATGTCTCATGACAGATAAG CAAGGAGAGACGGCCTTGTTTTATGGCATCAACTACTTTCTTCCTGAGGATATGGAAGGGTTTTTATCTGAGACATTTGATGACAATAAATGCGAAAGAATAGCTGCCAGTAAATCCTCAATTTCTGAAGGCGTATTGAAAGAagttcttcgatatcttgtcattAAAAAGGGGATGaatatcaattctgttaaTAAA GTCGGAATGACACCGTTGTTGCACGCATGTAATAAATCTGACTATCCTCTCTTCGCTGTTCGACAGCTACTTGAAGTGGGAGCTGATGTCACCGCAAAAGATTCC ATGAGCCGCAATGCCTTGCATCTGTGTGCAAAGGCGGAGTATAGTTTTAACGCGCCAgccattgattttttgattgagaAGGGTATTGACGCTACGTGCAGAGACAAG GACGGAAAGGCGCCTTATCAACTGGCAGAAGATGGTAAAATAAGAATGCGtcttcgacagcattac GACGCCGCTCGATTTTCCGTCCTTCGACAGGAAAAGGTTCGCCCCGATTCAATCAAAGTGTGCGTGGTCGGAAGTGAAATGGctggaaagacgacgttagtcaattctcttcttcgactcgaTCTTCTTCCAATTAAACTGGAAGATCGCACAGCCGGCGTTGCCATTAAGAGCGGTCAAATTCCGGGAGTGGGCAAAGGATCGATATGGGACTTTGGTGCCCAACCGACTTTCCACAGCGCAcacggtctcttctttgGACCGTCCAATACGATGTTCGTTCTCGTGCTTCGCtttcgagaaggagaaaggatGACACCGGAAATATATCTTCTAGAAATCGGACGCTATTGGTGCGCGTTCGTCAAAGCGGCACTACGCATGCTTCCATCACACCTAAGATCACGGCTTCGTCTTCTCATTATCGGCAACGTGATAGACTGCcgagaggaggagggaacAGAAGCAAGCTTCCAGCTGAaacgcgtcgccgaaattcTTCAGGAAGAATTTAAAGACACGTTTAAGATTGTCGACGTACTTGAAATGGATTGCAACGGGTGCTATTCGGTGCGCATGGCTGACTGCAGACGCAAACTGAAAAGAGTTCATGAAGAAATGCTCGAG GCAGCGGATGGCGTGCCCAAACTATGTCGCGCtattgaagagaaacttcGTATTTCCAACGATGAGAGCGAATCTCCGTTTATGACATCAGAAGAATTCAAGGAGTGGGCGGAAGAAGTTTTAcgcgttgatgacgtcgaagcggaATTTGACGATGAATCTAACGCATTTTTGACTGAAGAAGATAGCAAAATTTCTATTGAATACCTTGATTCGTCTGGAATA ATTGTTAATCTCGGTCCTCGAATTTGTCTCCGGCCACTTTGGCTCTGTAGCAACGTGATTGGTCCACTTCTGGCTCCGCGCTACTTTCCCTTCGGCATGAAGACAGCCAAGCCTGGCATGGTAACAAGGCAAGACATTGAGTCGGCTCTAAGGGCTTTCGAAAACTACCTCAAGCACAAGGGCACTCCGTCTCCGTTTTCGGTGACAGCCaacgaagcgacggaaaTTCTTCTTTACCTGGAACTATGCATTCGGTCAAGACACATTCCTGGGTTCTATCAGATTCCGGCTCTCCTCGAAGATTCAATTCCTGGCGACGCTTGGGTTGAAAGTCCAATCCTCGACGTGTATCGCGGTATGCGGTATGAATGTGCTGATTGTGTTGATATCATATTGCCGttgtcgttcgtcgtctttcaatcTCGATCTTCTCGTATGGGAAAGATGAGTCACGAggcgtggaaagacggcgtcaaacTAAGGAATATCGTCGGCCGCCAAGTAGTCGAATGTCTCGTCACATTAGGAATTAAAAAAAGCCACTGCTGCATTGACGTTATTATGCGCTGGTCGAGCCAAACAGCGTGTCATGAATTGGCTAAGCAGATGCTAAACGAACTGAAAGAGATGATCGTCGAAGTGtgcgaagaaagaagtccGGGAGTGCTCCTCAACTGGTTCTATTTAGACAGTACTCATCTCAAACGACTCAACGATGATCCAGCTATTTATTCGTCTATTAAAGTAGATCAGAAGGTCAGGGACAAGGCTATCGATGACTTTTTGCATTCTGATCGACcgaaaagacgttttttttcttctgtgaGAAACTTGGCTATTACTGGAGAGATCCAGGAAGAG CGCCCAGTCTTTCATCCGGAGACAATGTTGTCATCTCAGGGCCCCAGCGGACCAAAGAGAAGAGCTCCCGATGTG ctAACTTTTTCTCGTGCTAAGCGTCTGGCCACGTCTCATCATAGAGTAGCGATTGAGTCGGAGGATTCAGCAGAA ATGGCAAGCCGAGTTGTCACTGATCGTTTGGCATCTTTGGCATCTCCTTGTGAAG GCTTGTTTCCGACTGATAATGATTCGGTATCTGCCGATTTGGTGAAGACGTGCGCCGTCGTTGCTCCAACCAAGTGGGAAGAAATTGGGTATCTGCTGACTGACCTTAACACagttgaagaaattcgtgAACGAACTAATGGGAACGTCCCTCGTATGATAAAAGTGCTAGAAACGTGGAAGCTAAGAGCTAAAACGCCAACAGTGAGAAAGCTTCTAAAGTGGTTTGAGGAGGTTGGTGTGGCCCGTGAAgcaatcaaaaagaaatacttAGAATTGTATTAG